Proteins encoded in a region of the Vicia villosa cultivar HV-30 ecotype Madison, WI linkage group LG5, Vvil1.0, whole genome shotgun sequence genome:
- the LOC131604388 gene encoding uncharacterized protein LOC131604388, giving the protein MARSSKTTQSSQSEKTTQSSHSTKKTNVVNRDELVEEEVIEDGKNMHLISVVFNHGGEFVSMGDGDMIYRGGVTTHVTDIHIDNFTMSCVNKLLNEWGYSEGTFRVWTKVPEIDPNFFQIRKDDDCYDVAAFSYANEVDGVMYVEHDVVDVSFSVVSPRCVNEIAVQEHSDEEGVEGLGDSEDERVTGLDDGFEGVDVSVPRKEAPSLSDVMRGSEKKEMEDGDEYVTDELDSSDPDLSDEDKGHKFEKFKKEHFNKNFKFEWGMEFNSLDEFREAIREWSVLNGREIKFVKNESYRVRVECRAKCGFLILCSKVGHKHTFAIKTIVDKHTCARVLDIRSASSRWVAKAVVKKMQTSQSVRITDIIQDLRHNFSVGITVARAWKAKLIAKRILEGDADRQYADLRRPSPTIQPRFGSFYFCFDGCKKGFSNGCRPFIGVDGCHLKTKYGGQLLIAVGRDPNDQYFPLAFGVVEIENKETWKWFIDLLMGDIGQDNRYVFISDQQKGLVSVFEDMGERVEHRLCLRHLYANFKKKFGGGALIRDLMMGAAKSTYYQGWLTKMNELKELDPKAWSWLMGVQPKSWCKHAFNFFPKCDVLMNNISESFNATILDARDKPILTMCEWIRKYLMNRCSTSALKLEKWPHKVMPIPRKRLDKEVALSAHWLPTWAMNEQFQVTHSFNTQEFIVDISKKSCSCNFWELVGIPCRHAVAALGFRQQNPEDFVDECYSRERYKLCYNYAISPINGRDMWPEVESDELLPPIFKKGPGRPRKLRIRETGEDGARRRLPGVSYRCTTCDKFGHNAQTCKSSVQDENALKRKKKVKTTESTETTQHADGEGSTQNAVNHDATQASVVFPTDATQASGGDPTDATQASGVEHTDATQASEVIPTDPAQTDYFDGISDDIITSLPNITTAQNYKEATKKKKAVKELKPMRKRSSERIKINWFKKPKPFTGPGSNSDQPMSLTDEEEGSGSKKSNKKAKK; this is encoded by the exons ATGGCGCGGTCAAGCAAGACGACACAGTCAAGCCAGAGTGAGAAGACGACTCAGTCAAGCCATTCAACCAAGAAAACCAATGTTGTGAACAGGGACGAACTTGTAGAAGAAGAAGTTATTGAAGATGGCAAG AATATGCATTTAATCAGTGTTGTTTTCAATCATGGAGGGGAATTTGTGAGCATGGGTGACGGGGATATGATATACAGGGGTGGGGTAACGACACATGTAACTGACATTCACATTGACAACTTTACCATGAGTTGCGTTAACAAGTTGTTGAATGAGTGGGGTTACAGTGAAGGCACATTTAGGGTATGGACAAAGGTTCCTGAAATTGATcccaactttttccaaattagGAAAGATGATGACTGCTATGATGTAGCTGCATTTTCTTATGCCAATGAAGTAGATGGTGTCATGTATGTAGAGCACGATGTAGTAGATGTCTCATTTTCAGTTGTTAGTCCTAGATGTGTTAATGAGATAGCAGTTCAGGAGCATAGTGATGAAGAAGGAGTGGAAGGATTAGGAGATAGTGAGGATGAACGTGTCACTGGGTTGGATGATGGGTTTGAAGGTGTAGATGTGTCTGTACCTAGGAAGGAAGCTCCTTCCCTATCAGATGTTATGAGGGGTtcagaaaagaaagaaatggaaGATGGAGATGAATATGTTACTGATGAGTTGGACAGCTCAGACCCTGATTTATCAGATGAGGACAAAGGTCACAAGTTTGAAAAGTTCAAAAAGGAGCATTTTAATAAGAATTTTAAATTTGAGtggggtatggaatttaattcccTTGATGAGTTTAGAGAAGCTATACGTGAGTGGTCAGTATTAAATGGTAGGGAAATAAAGTTTGTGAAAAACGAGAGCTACAGGGTTAGGGTGGAATGTAGGGCCAAATGTGGGTTTTTAATACTTTGTTCAAAGGTGGGCCACAAACATACTTTTGCTATAAAAACAATAGTTGATAAgcacacatgtgctagggttcTAGACATTAGATCTGCAAGCTCAAGGTGGGTGGCCAAAGCTGTTGTAAAAAAGATGCAAACatcacaaagtgttaggattactGACATTATTCAAGACTTGAGGCATAATTTTTCTGTGGGCATCACTGTTGCAAGGGCATGGAAGGCAAAGCTCATAGCCAAGAGGATACTTGAGGGAGATGCAGATAGGCAATATGCTGATTTAAGGAG ACCTAGTCCAACCATACAACCAAGATTTGGATCCTTTTACTTTTGTTTTGATGGTTGCAAAAAGGGGTTCAGTAATGGCTGCAGACCCTTCATTGGGGTAGATGGGTGTCACTTGAAAACAAAATATGGTGGTCAGTTGCTAATTGCTGTGGGTAGGGACCCCAATGACCAGTATTTCCCTCTAGCATTTGGAGTTGTTGAAATAGAGAACAAGGAAACTTGGAAATGGTTTATTGATTTGCTGATGGGTGACATTGGGCAGGACAACAGATATGTGTTTATATCTGACCAACAAAAG ggGCTGGTTTCAGTTTTTGAAGACATGGGTGAAAGGGTGGAACACAGACTGTGTTTGAGACATTTATATGCTAACTTCAAAAAGAAATTTGGTGGAGGAGCATTGATAAGGGACTTGATGATGGGGGCAGCAAAATCAACATACTACCAAGGATGGCTGACAAAGATGAATGAGTTAAAAGAACTTGATCCAAAAGCATGGAGTTGGCTTATGGGAGTTCAACCAAAAAGCTGGTGTAAGCATGCCTTTAATTTTTTCCCAAAATGTGATGTTCTAATGAACAACATTTCTGAATCTTTCAATGCAACAATATTAGATGCTAGGGATAAGCCAATTCTGACCATGTGTGAATGGATCAGAAAGTATTTAATGAATAGGTGCTCAACATCTGctttgaagttagaaaaatggCCACATAAGGTCATGCCCATACCTAGGAAAAGATTAGACAAGGAGGTTGCATTGAGTGCTCATTGGCTGCCTACTTGGGCAATGAATGAACAGTTTCAGGTCACACATTCTTTCAATACCCAAGAGTTTATAGTGGATATTTCAAAAAAGTCATGCAGTTGTAACTTTTGGGAGCTGGTGGGCATTCCCTGTAGGCATGCTGTAGCAGCATTGGGATTTAGACAACAAAATCCTGAGGATTTTGTGGATGAGTGTTACTCTAGAGAGAGGTATAAGTTGTGTTATAATTATGCTATTAGTCCCATTAATGGCCGGGATATGTGGCCTGAAGTAGAATCGGATGAATTGTTGCCACCAATCTTTAAAAAGGGTCCAGGGAGGCCTAGAAAGCTCAGGATTAGAGAGACTGGTGAGGATGGGGCTAGAAGAAGGTTGCCAGGAGTCTCTTAcagatgtacaacatgtgataAGTTTGGGCATAATGCACAGACTTGTAAAAGCTCAGTTCAGGATGAAAATGCTCTTAAGAGAAAG AAAAAGGTGAAGACAACTGAATCAACTGAAACAACTCAGCATGCAGATGGTGAAGGTTCTACTCAAAATGCTGTAAACCATGATGCAACACAGGCAAGTGTAGTTTTCCCTACTGATGCAACACAGGCAAGTGGAGGTGACCCTACTGATGCAACACAGGCAAGTGGAGTTGAACATACTGATGCAACACAGGCAAGTGAAGTTATCCCAACTGATCCAGCTCAGACTGATTATTTTGATGGGATTTCTGATGATATCATAACAAGCCTACCAAACATCACCACTGCACAGAATTACAAAGAGGCcaccaagaaaaagaaagcagtgAAAGAGCTCAAGCCAATGAGAAAGAGGTCAAGTGAAAGAATCaagataaattggtttaaaaaaccaaaaccatTTACAGGGCCAGGATCCAATAGTGACCAACCAATGTCATTGACAGATGAAGAGGAGGGTAGTGGATCAAAGAAGTCAAACAAGAAAGCAAAGAAATAG
- the LOC131606404 gene encoding cytochrome P450 83B1-like, giving the protein MFSLLFLILLCLILPLLMFFYKHRTTKNLPPGPKGLPIIGNLHQLDISKLYLQLSQFSKIYGPIFSLQLGFRQAIVVSSAEIAKEVLKNNGHVFSNRPILYGQQKLTYSGSEMVFSPYGEVWRELRKISAVHIFSSKRVSYYSSIRKFEVKKMIKKISEHASSSSNINLSELLISLSSTIICRIAFGKSYEDEGHERSRFHGLLHEFQALLMEIFVADYIPFTGWIDKVRGLHGRVDRNFKEFDEFYQEIIDEHLDPNREQIKDEEDIVDVLLKLKKQNLSSIDLTFDHIKGVLVDMLVAATDTTSATLVWTLTALIRNPRVMNKVQEEIRNVGGKQEFLDENDIQNFPFLKAVIKETLRLYLPAPLLVPRESREKCVISGYNIPANTILYVNAWAIQRDPNVWKNPEEFYPERFLESSINFLGQNFELIPFGAGHRICPGMPMAVASIELILANLLYSFDWKLPHGLIKEDIDTEMLPGITQHKKNPLYLVAESPI; this is encoded by the exons ATGTtttcacttctatttctaattCTTCTATGTTTAATTCTTCCTTTGTTAATGTTCTTCTACAAACATAGAACCACTAAAAATCTTCCACCTGGCCCTAAAGGCCTTCCCATAATAGGGAATCTACATCAACTAGACATTTCTAAACTTTATCTTCAATTATCACAATTCTCAAAAATATATGGTCCTATATTTTCACTTCAACTTGGTTTTAGACAAGCTATTGTTGTTTCTTCAGCTGAAATTGCAAAAGAAGTATTGAAAAACAATGGTCATGTGTTTTCTAATAGACCTATCTTATATGGTCAACAAAAGTTAACTTATAGTGGATCAGAAATGGTGTTTTCTCCTTATGGTGAAGTTTGGAGAGAGCTAAGAAAAATTTCTGCTGTTCATATTTTTAGTTCCAAACGTGTCTCATATTATTCTTCTATAAGAAAATTTGAGGTGAAGAAAATGATCAAGAAAATTTCTGAGCATGCTAGTTCTTCAAGTAATATAAATTTGAGTGAGTTATTGATTTCACTCTCAAGTACGATAATATGTAGAATTGCTTTTGGGAAAAGCTATGAGGATGAAGGACATGAGAGAAGTAGGTTTCATGGATTGTTGCATGAGTTTCAAGCTTTGTTAATGGaaatctttgttgctgattataTTCCATTTACGGGTTGGATTGATAAAGTGAGAGGATTGCATGGTCGAGTTGATAGAAATTTCAAGGAGTTTGATGAGTTTTATCAAGAGATTATTGATGAACATTTGGATCCAAATAGAGAACAAATTAAAGATGAAGAGGATATTGTTGATGTCTTACTCAAATTGAAGAAACAAAATTTGTCTTCAATTGATCTCACTTTTGATCACATCAAAGGAGTTCTTGTG GACATGCTTGTAGCTGCAACAGATACTACATCTGCCACATTAGTTTGGACTCTAACTGCCCTAATACGAAATCCAAGAGTAATGAATAAAGTACAAGAGGAAATTAGGAACGTTGGAGGTAAACAAGAATTCTTAGATGAAAATGatattcaaaattttcctttTCTGAAGGCAGTGATAAAAGAAACACTAAGATTGTACCTACCAGCTCCACTTCTTGTTCCACGAGAATCAAGAGAAAAATGCGTTATTAGTGGATATAATATTCCGGCCAACACAATATTGTATGTGAATGCTTGGGCTATTCAGAGAGATCCTAATGTTTGGAAAAATCCTGAGGAATTTTACCCGGAAAGATTCTTAGAAAGTTCTATAAATTTTCTTGGACAAAATTTTGAACTAATTCCCTTTGGAGCTGGTCATAGAATTTGTCCCGGAATGCCTATGGCTGTTGCATCAATAGAACTTATCCTTGCCAATCTTCTTTATTCATTTGATTGGAAATTGCCACATGGATTGATAAAAGAAGATATTGATACTGAAATGTTGCCAGGAATCACTCAACACAAGAAGAATCCCCTTTACCTAGTCGCCGAGAGTCCAATATAG